A single region of the Candidatus Glassbacteria bacterium genome encodes:
- a CDS encoding family 43 glycosylhydrolase produces the protein MATGGWRRIELGHPMPDPFCMRWGDAWYITGTHHGAHGGSNGLLYDMYRSADLRSWTHLGGILRRPQYEGSGRANYWAPEIMARDGKFYLYYTADSNGDNYKRYVRLGIAERIEGPYLDQGVRLTAQTSIDANPNWTDDGGGWMFFTGNEGNEHVGQVLVDRLVSPTETAGEPRKAFPGETVGWEEGAFLVPYAGRYFLFTSMGNWRDGSYHVLLSVSDRPEGPFTRLTDGDKPLVILRSHGSQLGTGHNSVFDGPDDRLVICYHAWDPEHTGRYPCFAPLRFDGERFHVEL, from the coding sequence TTGGCAACCGGGGGTTGGCGCAGGATCGAACTGGGCCATCCCATGCCTGACCCGTTCTGCATGCGCTGGGGTGACGCCTGGTATATCACCGGAACCCACCACGGCGCTCATGGTGGGTCGAACGGCCTGCTCTACGACATGTACCGCTCCGCTGACCTCCGCAGCTGGACGCACCTCGGCGGTATCCTGCGGCGTCCGCAATACGAGGGCAGCGGCCGCGCCAACTACTGGGCTCCGGAAATAATGGCCCGCGACGGCAAGTTCTACCTCTACTACACCGCCGACTCCAACGGAGACAACTACAAGCGCTATGTCCGTCTGGGGATTGCCGAACGGATCGAGGGTCCTTATCTCGACCAGGGAGTCAGGCTGACAGCTCAGACCTCGATCGACGCCAACCCCAACTGGACAGATGATGGCGGCGGCTGGATGTTTTTCACCGGCAACGAGGGCAACGAGCATGTCGGCCAGGTGCTGGTGGACCGCCTGGTTTCGCCCACCGAAACCGCTGGAGAACCGCGCAAGGCGTTTCCGGGTGAGACGGTCGGCTGGGAGGAAGGCGCGTTTCTGGTTCCATATGCGGGCAGGTATTTTCTGTTTACCAGCATGGGCAACTGGCGTGACGGGAGCTACCACGTCCTGCTCTCGGTTTCAGACAGGCCCGAGGGACCGTTCACGAGGCTGACCGACGGCGATAAGCCGTTGGTAATCCTTCGCTCCCACGGCAGCCAGCTCGGCACTGGGCACAACAGCGTGTTCGACGGGCCGGATGACAGGTTGGTTATCTGCTACCACGCCTGGGACCCGGAACACACCGGCCGCTACCCCTGTTTCGCCCCGCTGCGGTTCGACGGCGAGAGGTTCCATGTCGAGCTTTAG
- a CDS encoding AAA family ATPase, producing the protein MMAGELIKTGTEGLDEIFFGGIIPDNSLLVEGSPGAGKTTLGLQYIYRGAADFGQPGIIITFEEEPEKLYRDALVFGWDLRHLESRNLLRIIPSSPEAVRDMLLKPESGFSRISRSIGANRVMVDSITHFRRLTDNTQQLRVLLSKFITGLMKLTSSAVLIKEIESTEREGANIEEYIIDTVVRLSYEQHGRQRRERFLEVVKSRGQKHLSGKHTLRFNDTGLVVYPVCGALHGLDGEGRKKTGKKQARAHVSTGIEGLDLMCQGGLPAGSSSVVAGSSGTGKSVLAAQFMYDGLKGGEPVLLVRFGADESEALETTGLFSARLEKHVGDGKLKVLFRSTHELAPDELLHELKSMLDQHKPGRLVVDSLSQLMQSVDDEEYTVDYLGALLKLFAHHGVTSLFTFEMDKMFGSLEIDSRRTLGLFDNLVLLRYVELEGEIHRAVAILKMRGTDHHKSIQEYVIGDKGIEVKHKFEKAVDVMGGGAASSGPDRLELKDILEDATRWAQATRRMRERQGGGF; encoded by the coding sequence ATGATGGCGGGAGAACTGATCAAAACCGGGACCGAGGGGCTGGACGAAATCTTTTTTGGCGGGATAATCCCCGATAACAGCCTGCTGGTGGAGGGTTCGCCAGGCGCGGGTAAAACCACTCTGGGCTTGCAGTATATCTATCGCGGGGCAGCGGATTTCGGCCAGCCCGGGATCATTATCACCTTCGAGGAAGAACCGGAAAAGCTTTACCGTGACGCGCTCGTGTTCGGCTGGGACCTCCGCCACCTCGAATCCCGCAACCTGCTCCGCATTATCCCGTCCTCGCCCGAGGCTGTCCGCGACATGCTGCTCAAGCCCGAGAGCGGGTTCTCCCGGATTTCGCGCAGTATCGGCGCCAACCGGGTGATGGTCGACTCGATCACCCACTTCCGCCGCCTCACGGACAACACCCAGCAATTGCGCGTCCTGCTCAGCAAGTTTATTACGGGGCTGATGAAACTGACCAGCAGCGCGGTGCTGATCAAGGAGATCGAATCCACCGAGCGCGAGGGCGCGAATATCGAGGAATATATCATCGATACGGTGGTGCGCCTCTCTTACGAGCAGCATGGCCGCCAGCGGCGGGAGCGCTTCCTGGAAGTAGTCAAATCCAGGGGGCAGAAGCACCTTTCCGGCAAGCACACGCTGAGGTTCAACGATACGGGTCTGGTGGTCTACCCGGTCTGCGGCGCGTTGCATGGTCTCGACGGCGAGGGGCGCAAAAAGACAGGGAAGAAACAGGCGAGGGCGCATGTTTCAACCGGGATCGAGGGCCTGGACCTGATGTGCCAGGGAGGGCTGCCCGCGGGCAGTTCGAGCGTGGTGGCCGGCAGCAGCGGGACGGGCAAATCCGTGCTGGCGGCCCAGTTCATGTACGATGGCCTCAAGGGCGGCGAACCCGTGCTGCTGGTCCGCTTCGGTGCCGATGAAAGCGAAGCTCTCGAAACCACCGGCCTGTTCAGCGCCAGGCTGGAGAAACATGTCGGGGACGGCAAGCTGAAAGTCCTCTTCCGCAGCACTCACGAACTGGCTCCCGACGAGCTTCTTCACGAACTGAAATCCATGCTGGACCAGCACAAGCCCGGCCGTCTGGTGGTAGACAGTCTCTCACAGCTGATGCAGAGTGTGGACGACGAGGAATATACGGTCGACTACCTGGGCGCGCTGCTCAAACTGTTCGCCCACCACGGAGTCACCAGCCTGTTCACGTTCGAAATGGACAAGATGTTCGGATCGCTGGAGATTGACAGCCGCCGCACGCTGGGACTGTTCGATAACCTCGTGCTGCTGCGCTACGTGGAACTGGAGGGCGAAATCCACCGCGCCGTGGCGATCCTCAAAATGCGCGGAACCGACCATCACAAGTCGATCCAGGAGTACGTGATCGGCGACAAGGGGATCGAGGTCAAGCACAAGTTCGAGAAAGCGGTGGATGTGATGGGCGGCGGAGCTGCAAGCTCGGGTCCCGACAGGCTGGAACTCAAGGATATCCTCGAAGACGCCACCCGCTGGGCGCAGGCGACACGGCGGATGCGCGAACGTCAGGGCGGCGGGTTCTAA